A window from Gemmobacter fulvus encodes these proteins:
- a CDS encoding glycosyl hydrolase family 8, protein MNRRSFLGAALAAPMLCGPASSQTGGLAAPFGADHPLQQSWQAWKTLCLAPEGRVVDGFQGNASHSEGQGYGLALAALFGDGEAVSRIIDWTETNLAVREDALLAWRWLPDRTPRIPDRNNASDGDLFYAWGLILSAAQGEAEAKTARAEQITRDLVRRCTAPWPDGSSRQVLLPGVSGFRRPEGIVVNPSYYMPLAMHELASACAMPELSRLADDGNALIADLAARGPIPDWVMLTAAGIAPAPQPFSGVSGYEAVRVPLFALWSGQAQSPAVRSYADMTAAAEDVGGAPTVFDPAGQGVFERSTHPGYGAVAALANCVTTNEVGALMPGFTADQPYYPATLHLMALVAQASTFPRCVPI, encoded by the coding sequence ATGAACCGCAGGTCGTTCCTTGGTGCTGCCTTGGCCGCGCCAATGCTGTGCGGGCCGGCATCGTCACAGACCGGCGGTCTGGCCGCGCCCTTTGGCGCGGATCACCCGCTTCAACAAAGCTGGCAGGCCTGGAAAACGCTTTGCCTCGCCCCCGAGGGCCGGGTGGTGGACGGCTTTCAGGGCAACGCCAGCCATTCCGAGGGGCAGGGCTATGGTCTGGCCCTCGCCGCGCTTTTTGGCGATGGTGAGGCCGTATCGCGGATCATCGACTGGACAGAGACCAATCTCGCGGTCCGCGAGGATGCGCTGCTTGCCTGGCGCTGGCTTCCGGACAGGACACCCCGTATTCCGGACCGCAACAATGCCAGCGATGGAGATCTCTTCTACGCTTGGGGACTGATCCTTTCGGCCGCGCAGGGCGAGGCAGAGGCCAAAACTGCGCGGGCCGAACAAATTACACGCGATCTGGTCCGGCGCTGCACGGCCCCTTGGCCTGATGGGTCGTCACGGCAAGTCTTGCTGCCGGGGGTAAGTGGTTTTCGCCGACCCGAAGGGATCGTGGTAAATCCTTCCTATTACATGCCCCTTGCGATGCACGAGCTGGCCAGCGCATGTGCCATGCCCGAACTTTCGCGGCTGGCCGACGACGGTAATGCGCTTATCGCGGATTTGGCCGCGCGGGGCCCGATTCCCGACTGGGTGATGCTGACAGCGGCGGGTATTGCCCCTGCGCCGCAGCCCTTCTCCGGCGTCTCAGGGTATGAGGCAGTGCGGGTGCCGCTCTTCGCGCTCTGGTCCGGTCAGGCGCAAAGCCCGGCGGTCAGGTCTTATGCCGACATGACGGCTGCGGCGGAGGATGTGGGTGGTGCCCCCACGGTCTTTGACCCAGCGGGGCAGGGCGTATTCGAGCGCAGTACCCATCCCGGCTATGGTGCGGTTGCGGCACTTGCGAACTGTGTTACCACCAACGAGGTCGGCGCCCTGATGCCGGGCTTTACTGCCGATCAGCCCTATTACCCGGCCACGTTGCATCTGATGGCGTTGGTCGCCCAGGCCTCCACTTTCCCAAGATGTGTGCCGATATGA
- a CDS encoding tetratricopeptide repeat protein → MIRSLLICGLLMASAGAAIAQDTAPPTEELLALNFYVQQQDQAAIDAEMRRLQLKYPYWQPPEDLARLAMTGPSTEIDEIFRLIAAQDFNAARAMIAAAQAEFPAWEPPAEMIALLETGEGQARFDSALAAGNLNQAISVASSVPGLLRCDRINNAWRIGEAQAAAGRDADALGTYTAVAGTCTSPADLIATLEKADAVASEEQILALIAQVGQRIPAMEPQLEVLRQKLLAGRGQVATIPDVAEKAPTPSPEAGKKPNAPPAPAAPTASAAPPAGAAPAPSGGGGGGGFQAAVNAGDWSRCLALSAGSRAASVMYQRGWCAFNLDQPMEAVATFQAALKAGLNGEQRRDAAYGIALAYLKMGMTEDASRIAAATDFTRKQRVDIERQILDQRGVNAYKRKDYRKAIAYFDALEQLTGGIRRDLAVLRAYAWLNAGNRAEARRQFEKLNNELSTDETRRGLRATKGE, encoded by the coding sequence ATGATCCGTTCCCTTCTGATATGCGGCTTGCTGATGGCCAGTGCCGGGGCCGCCATTGCCCAGGATACCGCACCTCCGACCGAGGAACTGCTGGCGTTGAATTTCTACGTGCAGCAGCAGGATCAGGCCGCGATCGACGCAGAAATGCGCCGCCTGCAGCTGAAGTATCCCTATTGGCAGCCACCCGAGGATCTGGCCCGGCTTGCCATGACTGGCCCTTCGACCGAGATAGATGAGATCTTTCGCCTGATCGCGGCGCAGGATTTCAACGCGGCACGAGCCATGATCGCAGCTGCGCAGGCTGAATTTCCGGCTTGGGAGCCGCCCGCCGAGATGATCGCGCTGCTCGAAACCGGCGAGGGTCAGGCGCGTTTCGACAGCGCGCTCGCGGCGGGCAACCTCAATCAGGCGATTTCCGTGGCCTCCTCCGTCCCCGGACTTTTGCGCTGCGACCGGATCAACAATGCCTGGCGGATCGGTGAGGCGCAGGCAGCGGCCGGACGAGATGCGGATGCGCTTGGCACCTATACCGCCGTGGCCGGCACCTGCACGTCGCCTGCCGATCTGATCGCGACGCTTGAGAAAGCGGATGCAGTCGCGAGTGAGGAGCAAATCCTCGCCCTGATCGCACAGGTCGGACAAAGGATTCCGGCCATGGAACCCCAACTTGAGGTCTTGCGCCAGAAACTTCTGGCCGGTCGGGGCCAAGTCGCAACGATCCCTGACGTCGCCGAAAAGGCGCCAACCCCATCACCCGAGGCCGGCAAGAAACCCAACGCACCGCCCGCTCCTGCTGCTCCGACGGCCAGTGCCGCGCCACCCGCCGGCGCCGCCCCGGCGCCATCCGGAGGCGGGGGGGGAGGCGGTTTTCAGGCGGCGGTCAATGCGGGTGACTGGTCGCGCTGCCTCGCCCTCTCAGCCGGATCACGGGCGGCATCCGTGATGTACCAGCGCGGCTGGTGCGCCTTCAACCTTGATCAGCCGATGGAGGCCGTTGCGACCTTCCAGGCCGCGCTGAAGGCCGGGCTGAACGGTGAGCAGCGCCGCGATGCGGCTTACGGTATTGCGCTTGCCTATCTGAAGATGGGCATGACGGAAGACGCCTCTCGTATCGCCGCCGCGACCGATTTCACGCGCAAGCAGCGGGTGGATATCGAGCGGCAGATCCTGGATCAGCGCGGGGTAAACGCCTATAAACGCAAGGATTACAGGAAGGCGATCGCTTATTTCGACGCGCTGGAGCAACTGACAGGCGGGATCCGTCGCGATCTTGCGGTGTTGCGCGCCTATGCTTGGCTGAATGCCGGCAACCGTGCCGAGGCCCGTCGCCAGTTCGAGAAGCTCAACAACGAGCTTTCGACCGACGAAACCCGTCGCGGATTGCGGGCCACGAAGGGCGAATAA
- a CDS encoding cellulose biosynthesis cyclic di-GMP-binding regulatory protein BcsB yields the protein MTALCPRQGILVALLLATALCGVAGVSLAQDSDAPVIELPVPEDMADTAPTPETDPTPETGPISKPLPSEPDSGLIRLPPPAATIPEAEGPADSPEPAAEPPAIPVLRDRGAGSAVDGAGWLIRSLPARRLPEGVLMGASLSAPGIVRLTGETAEVELVLDLPPASETPDSLQLTLRSSVNVLPEQASMQITVNDAEPVAVPLDRLGDFASIEVPTDALLAGSNRIALNLKQPHRIFCGPEASFGVWTEIDLTQTGVLVPDAALKPDAAGFAIAARSETSGGRSILLLTDETTDPALVRRVSEQLSRVLGPGARVAQGSFYGLGQHPIASIALISSDAPRAWVRQGASRGLVLQIEYLDDALPDLTPFLAAFPPAPPVTEAEIRPGVKTPISELRSGDVIGNTHYFRRDITFALPTDWLLMANQKARLDLSYGFARGLPSGAILLVKVNDETIRLLPLDEEGGEILPVLPVGFNANLLHPGQNTLSFEMMVPGNPPEGACPVMRADMLVVLDESSLTIPPSPSMVLPGLVTALLRLDPAGVVAPEDAVERDKLESEATQIAAELAPAAEVSTLVRLQVVGLGDFGLVPFEETGLSLTAVQRVLFPRAPEPDTAAATVTATPTPAAPTFSLTDEAEEPLPVEEPSAASEFVSDLWENLSPRSYLEGELRALRDSAFVGTAQSLPAWLEGRSGQALLLRPEFEQSGELWLMLGPGVSAAEVGSALNRLREDSLAQGEAALLQADGSWQIWNPIRPPRLLVTPDAGELRTALGNYASWSPLLFTLAMLGLALVSAVPALLYVLLSRRKGMGL from the coding sequence ATGACCGCGCTTTGTCCCCGCCAAGGCATTTTGGTCGCCCTGCTGCTGGCAACCGCCTTGTGCGGCGTTGCGGGTGTTTCCTTGGCCCAGGACAGCGACGCGCCGGTGATCGAACTGCCCGTTCCCGAGGACATGGCCGATACGGCGCCCACGCCGGAGACTGATCCTACCCCGGAAACTGGGCCCATATCGAAACCTTTGCCGTCCGAGCCCGATAGCGGGCTCATCCGGCTGCCACCACCTGCCGCGACCATCCCCGAAGCGGAGGGTCCGGCAGACAGCCCTGAACCCGCGGCCGAACCCCCGGCGATCCCGGTTTTGCGAGATCGCGGCGCAGGCAGCGCGGTTGACGGTGCGGGCTGGCTGATACGCTCGCTGCCCGCAAGGCGTTTGCCTGAGGGTGTATTAATGGGAGCAAGCCTGTCGGCGCCGGGCATCGTGCGGCTGACGGGTGAAACAGCCGAGGTCGAGCTTGTTCTTGATTTGCCGCCAGCTTCTGAGACACCGGATTCCCTGCAGCTGACCCTGCGTTCCAGCGTCAATGTCCTGCCCGAACAGGCCTCGATGCAGATCACGGTGAATGATGCCGAGCCGGTGGCGGTGCCGCTTGACAGGCTGGGCGACTTTGCCTCGATTGAGGTTCCGACGGATGCGCTGTTGGCGGGCTCAAACCGCATTGCGCTGAATCTCAAGCAGCCGCACCGCATCTTCTGCGGCCCGGAGGCAAGTTTTGGCGTCTGGACCGAGATCGACCTCACCCAGACCGGGGTTTTAGTTCCCGATGCGGCGCTGAAGCCCGACGCTGCGGGCTTTGCGATCGCTGCCCGAAGCGAAACATCCGGCGGCCGCAGCATCTTGTTGCTGACCGATGAAACCACGGATCCGGCGCTGGTCCGAAGGGTTTCAGAGCAGCTGAGCCGGGTGCTTGGTCCCGGCGCACGTGTCGCCCAGGGGTCTTTCTATGGTTTGGGACAGCATCCGATCGCCTCGATCGCCCTGATCTCCTCGGACGCGCCGCGCGCCTGGGTTCGGCAGGGTGCAAGCCGCGGGCTGGTGCTGCAAATCGAATACCTGGATGATGCTTTGCCCGATCTGACGCCTTTCCTTGCCGCCTTTCCCCCGGCCCCTCCGGTGACGGAGGCAGAGATCCGCCCCGGCGTGAAAACACCGATCTCCGAGCTTCGCTCAGGCGACGTCATTGGTAACACGCACTATTTTCGCCGTGATATCACCTTCGCCCTGCCGACGGACTGGCTTTTGATGGCCAACCAAAAGGCCCGCCTTGACCTGTCCTATGGCTTTGCGCGCGGCTTGCCGTCGGGCGCGATCCTGCTCGTCAAAGTCAATGATGAGACGATCCGCCTTTTGCCGCTGGACGAAGAGGGCGGAGAGATTCTTCCGGTCCTGCCAGTCGGATTCAACGCCAACCTGTTGCATCCGGGGCAGAATACCCTTTCCTTCGAGATGATGGTTCCCGGAAACCCGCCCGAGGGGGCCTGTCCGGTCATGCGCGCCGATATGCTGGTGGTTCTTGATGAAAGCAGTCTGACCATTCCGCCATCGCCCTCCATGGTGCTGCCGGGACTTGTTACGGCACTGCTCAGGCTTGATCCTGCGGGGGTCGTTGCCCCCGAAGATGCTGTCGAGCGGGACAAGCTGGAGAGTGAGGCAACGCAGATTGCGGCCGAACTGGCCCCTGCAGCCGAGGTTTCCACGCTCGTCCGGCTGCAGGTCGTGGGCCTTGGTGATTTCGGGCTGGTTCCGTTTGAAGAAACCGGACTTTCGCTGACTGCCGTTCAGCGCGTGCTTTTCCCGCGCGCCCCTGAACCGGATACCGCGGCGGCCACTGTCACAGCGACGCCAACGCCGGCGGCGCCGACATTCAGTTTGACCGATGAAGCCGAAGAACCCCTGCCGGTTGAGGAACCAAGCGCGGCTTCCGAGTTTGTAAGTGACCTTTGGGAGAACTTGTCACCACGCAGCTATCTGGAGGGCGAGCTTCGGGCGCTGCGGGACAGTGCATTCGTAGGAACTGCGCAAAGCCTGCCGGCCTGGTTGGAAGGGCGCAGCGGCCAGGCCTTGTTGCTGCGGCCGGAGTTTGAGCAAAGTGGCGAGCTGTGGCTGATGCTTGGACCGGGCGTTTCGGCCGCGGAGGTTGGCAGCGCGCTGAACCGGCTGCGCGAGGATTCTCTGGCGCAGGGCGAGGCCGCACTTTTGCAAGCCGACGGCAGCTGGCAAATCTGGAACCCGATCCGTCCGCCACGCCTTCTGGTCACGCCCGATGCAGGCGAGCTGCGCACGGCGCTTGGGAATTACGCCTCCTGGTCGCCGCTGCTGTTCACCCTCGCGATGCTGGGGCTGGCCTTGGTCTCGGCGGTGCCTGCATTGCTCTATGTGCTTCTGAGCCGCAGAAAAGGAATGGGACTATGA